One genomic region from Candidatus Eisenbacteria bacterium encodes:
- a CDS encoding DNA repair protein RecN, whose translation MLQELHIENFALVERLRVAFGSGLNVLTGETGAGKTILLEAIALLAGGRSDRPAVREGAEEAVLQGRFDLSREGSFPHREWVDEEGMLLLERRIPRSGRGRAEANGRLVPLETLRRLGAALVAFHGQQEREHLLDPALQRAYLDAFAGTEEERARFREAYAALEGARAARREAEERLRAAREREEFLRWQAREIDEANLRAGEAEELAATVRALQDAERLREMIHRVREELHDGEGSAVDRIGDAAERLARVSAAPEETHAAADACRRALIEIEEALAAVRRIEGRIDAPPGAIDEAIARLERIRALERKHKKSAEEILALRKTIAGEIALLDGGGEALRSLGEEEVRRGVEAAEAARALSEKRAASARRLGAAIEKALRPLALPAARFAAEVARALSEKRAASARRLGAAIEKALRPLALPAARFAAEVARLEDPEGELAIGGKSFRAGEEGIDRVEFLFAANRGEPLLPLRRVASGGEISRVMLAVKRVLVGVAPVPTAVFDEVDAGVGGDVGETIGEALAEVAARRQVLCVTHLPSIASLADRHLRVVKRVRGGRTRIEVAPLEGEERVEELVRMLGGASRRETSVPHAEAILRSARRPRRAG comes from the coding sequence ATGCTCCAGGAGCTTCACATCGAAAACTTCGCGCTCGTCGAACGCCTGCGGGTGGCGTTCGGGAGCGGCCTCAACGTGCTCACCGGAGAGACCGGCGCGGGGAAGACCATCCTCCTCGAGGCGATCGCGCTTCTCGCCGGCGGGCGGAGCGATCGTCCGGCGGTGCGGGAGGGGGCGGAGGAGGCGGTTCTCCAAGGGCGGTTCGATCTCTCGCGCGAGGGGTCCTTTCCGCATCGGGAGTGGGTCGACGAGGAGGGGATGCTCCTCCTCGAACGGCGGATCCCCCGTTCGGGGCGCGGAAGGGCGGAGGCGAACGGGCGTCTCGTTCCGCTCGAGACGCTCCGCCGGCTCGGCGCGGCGCTCGTCGCCTTCCACGGGCAGCAGGAGAGGGAACACCTTCTGGATCCGGCGCTTCAGCGCGCCTACCTCGACGCGTTCGCGGGGACGGAGGAAGAGAGGGCGCGCTTTCGCGAGGCGTACGCCGCGCTCGAGGGGGCGCGCGCGGCGCGGCGCGAGGCGGAGGAGCGGCTCCGCGCGGCGCGCGAAAGGGAGGAGTTCCTTAGGTGGCAGGCGCGCGAGATCGATGAGGCGAACCTCCGCGCGGGGGAAGCCGAGGAGCTCGCGGCGACGGTGCGCGCGCTCCAAGATGCGGAGCGTCTTCGCGAGATGATCCACCGCGTGCGGGAGGAGCTGCACGACGGGGAGGGGAGCGCGGTCGATCGGATCGGGGATGCGGCCGAACGGCTCGCGCGCGTTTCGGCGGCGCCCGAGGAAACCCACGCCGCCGCGGACGCGTGCCGGAGGGCGCTCATCGAGATCGAGGAAGCGCTCGCCGCCGTTCGCCGGATCGAGGGACGGATCGACGCGCCCCCGGGGGCGATCGACGAGGCGATCGCGCGGCTCGAGAGGATCCGCGCGCTCGAGAGGAAGCACAAGAAGAGCGCGGAGGAGATCCTCGCGCTCCGGAAGACGATCGCGGGGGAGATCGCGCTCCTCGACGGCGGCGGCGAGGCGCTTCGTTCGCTCGGCGAGGAGGAGGTGCGCCGCGGGGTGGAGGCGGCCGAGGCGGCGCGGGCTCTTTCGGAGAAGCGCGCGGCGAGCGCCCGCCGTCTCGGCGCGGCGATCGAGAAGGCGCTCCGTCCTCTCGCGCTCCCGGCCGCCCGGTTCGCCGCCGAGGTCGCGCGGGCTCTTTCGGAGAAGCGCGCGGCGAGCGCCCGCCGTCTCGGCGCGGCGATCGAGAAGGCGCTCCGTCCTCTCGCGCTCCCGGCCGCCCGGTTCGCCGCCGAGGTCGCGCGCCTCGAGGATCCGGAGGGGGAGCTCGCGATCGGGGGAAAGAGCTTCCGCGCGGGCGAGGAGGGGATCGACCGGGTCGAGTTCCTCTTCGCGGCGAACCGGGGGGAGCCGCTCCTCCCGCTCCGGCGGGTGGCGTCGGGCGGGGAGATCTCGCGCGTGATGCTCGCGGTGAAGCGCGTGCTCGTGGGCGTCGCTCCCGTTCCCACCGCGGTCTTCGACGAGGTCGACGCGGGGGTCGGCGGGGACGTCGGGGAAACGATCGGCGAGGCGCTCGCCGAGGTCGCCGCGAGGCGGCAGGTCCTTTGCGTCACGCACCTCCCCTCGATCGCGAGCCTCGCCGACCGGCACCTTCGGGTTGTGAAGCGCGTCCGCGGCGGCCGGACGCGGATCGAGGTCGCTCCGCTCGAGGGGGAGGAGCGGGTCGAGGAGCTCGTGCGGATGCTCGGAGGCGCGTCCCGGCGGGAGACGAGCGTTCCGCACGCGGAGGCGATCCTCCGTTCCGCGCGCCGCCCGCGGCGCGCAGGATAG